The proteins below are encoded in one region of Maribacter aestuarii:
- a CDS encoding N-acyl homoserine lactonase family protein, with protein sequence MKRILFVVFIMFAFISCKDEKKAVKEEVAEENKPEVKLYTFNGGTVFVNNLELFSQDTTYRGQTREFSDPFYVISHPKGNLMWDAGLPEMLVPTPEPYTDPSGAFTVSRKDSVINQLKTIGMSPDDIKFLALSHTHFDHSGHANTLKDATWLVQEKEYEFITSEEAQKNNADIYGAIAELKNVQKLQGDFDVFGDGSVVIKSMPGHTPGHQVLYLDLAESGPMLLSGDLYHLDENREHRRVPSFNFDVDQTLASMEDFEAFAKEKNAKVYIQHHKEDFNQMPKAPEYLK encoded by the coding sequence ATGAAAAGAATACTATTTGTTGTTTTTATAATGTTCGCTTTTATCTCTTGTAAAGACGAGAAAAAAGCTGTTAAGGAAGAGGTAGCTGAAGAAAACAAACCAGAAGTGAAATTATATACGTTCAACGGAGGAACCGTATTCGTTAATAATTTGGAGTTGTTTTCCCAAGATACCACCTATCGGGGTCAAACCAGGGAGTTCTCCGATCCGTTTTATGTCATTAGTCACCCTAAAGGAAATCTTATGTGGGACGCGGGACTTCCGGAAATGTTGGTGCCCACGCCAGAACCCTATACCGACCCAAGTGGTGCGTTTACGGTTTCGAGAAAGGATTCGGTCATAAATCAATTGAAAACAATCGGCATGTCGCCGGACGATATCAAATTTTTGGCTTTGTCTCACACCCATTTTGATCATAGCGGACATGCAAATACTTTGAAGGATGCTACATGGTTGGTACAGGAAAAGGAGTATGAGTTTATAACCAGCGAGGAAGCCCAAAAGAACAATGCCGACATCTATGGCGCTATAGCAGAATTAAAAAATGTTCAAAAGCTACAGGGTGATTTTGATGTGTTCGGGGATGGAAGCGTCGTCATTAAATCGATGCCAGGTCACACGCCCGGACATCAGGTTTTATATTTGGACTTAGCGGAAAGTGGCCCTATGTTATTGTCGGGAGATTTATACCATTTAGATGAAAACCGCGAACATAGGCGTGTACCAAGTTTTAATTTTGATGTTGATCAAACCTTGGCCAGTATGGAAGACTTTGAAGCTTTTGCAAAAGAAAAGAATGCAAAAGTATATATACAACACCATAAAGAAGATTTTAATCAAATGCCGAAGGCACCAGAATACTTAAAATAA